The sequence GCTAATGTAATAAAGGTTTGATCTTTATTGGCAGAACCTAAGCTCACACTTGTTCAAAGCAAACGTTTCTTATGTTCCTGTCTCTTCTCCTCCTGCTCAGTCTAGTGAAGCTCTGGGTACTCAGGAAGCTACAGGTCAATACTCTTGTGTTAAGTTAATTAACCAGCTCTTATGACAACCCTGAGATTTTGGAGGCTGTAGACTATTTAGTAAAGGTtcctttcttaaaaaaaaatataaatttgaggATTTAAATCTATACTccctccctctgtttttaaaagatgcatattcaagactattcacatatattaagaaaactcattaaatatgcattgtttttttgtgaataacaatttttttcataacttttagccaatagaaattcaataaacaccattaatttgtttgaaacttatatttttcataaaatcatatattgaaaaagtaaaaaatatattttttttaaacaattttttttccagtacatcttttaggaacggagggagtataattttttttcaaaaattttgggGGATGACTATATAGGCTAATGTTTTTCACTTGGGTTTCATTCAGACTCAACAAGGAAACTCTTTTTGGAGGAGAAGGAAAGGATCAAAAGGGAACACAGACAAGAGTGTTGTTCTGCATTTGAAACCATCTTTGGAGAGGGTTCTTGTATGGATGGTGATCTCGTTGTCATAAATTTCTTTGCTTTGGTACATCTACTTAACAACTTTCCCTTGTACCAAGGTCATGTGATAAGAAAGACTAACAGTGGTTCTTTCATATTGTTACATTTTAGGAAGGATGGAGCCTGGCAGAGCTTTATCAGATCCGTTGTGTGGTGGCTGCTCCTTATGTTGTTCCGTATAGGTAAACTTTTCGCAGCTTGGGAAGTATGAGCTTAACATCCTGGAAGTGGAAGTATGACCACttgcatttttttaattttgtgcaGTCCACCATCAGGGTTTGAAAGACAGTTCAGGAAGGAACTTCCGGAGCTGTACAAGTACTTGAAAGAAGCCCCCATCGGCAAGGTATTCCATATGATTGAGTTACAAACATGTCAGTGGTATTATTTATCTCATGAggttttgtaatttatatggtttttgcTTGCAGGTTAGCTGGAGTGATGTAACTCATTGGATGTGGCCTCTTTTTACTGAAGAATGGGGATCTTGGCGATCTGAGGAACTCAACCTAAGCTGTTACCCTTTTGCAGTAGGTGTTTTTAATTAGCATTGAAACCTAGAAGGATACTCAACCGCTAAGATAGATgctttagaaaaaaattgtttcacaaagatagaCATTTTTATGTTTCCTATGCAGAGAAattgtaaactttaaaaaaactaattgagtttattgaattactatcgGTTATAAGTTATTGGAAATTCAACGAAGGTAGTAATTATAGTGTGAACATTCACCTGAGGTTTCTCATTTGGTGCAGGATCCGGTAACAGACCTTCCAATTTGGCATATCCGGCCACCATCTCCACTAGTCTTGTGAGTTGTGAATTCTATTGGTGGTCGTCACATCTAATCACTTTGCAATCTTCTTTCCATCAAGATTTTATCTTCAATATATTTTCGTGTTCTTAACCCATTTAATGTACTTTTCTCATTTTAAAAGGCTGATCTCTGATTAAATTTAGTAATTGAGTAGCTATATTAGACTGATATAACTTAGTCTAGATGACATTGCACAAGTTTGTAGTTGACCTTTTACTTATTATTAACCTTGCAACAGGTATGGTTTCAGCAAAGAAATTGTAGAATGCCCTGGTACGTATGATGTTTATAATATCTCACAGCAATAGCTTTGTCCTTTTGCATTTCACTGCATTTTCTTTTTGTCTTATGAACAGATTACTGGCCACTGAGTGTTAGAGTGTGTGGCTTTTGGTTTATACCCAACGAGTGGCAGTTCTCGTGCAACAAGTGTGGAGACAACCCCTCTGCAGGGCCGCTGGGTACAGACGATTCCCATACAACATGCTCAAACCACACTGAGCTGTATTCTTTTGTATCGTCTTTAGAGCCAGCTCTTCCTATTTTTGTAGGGTTGAGTTCCATTGGAAGGTCTCTAATTTAAGTTTGATCCCTCTAAAATCATTTCTaatttctatgttttttcaaTAACCTTTTCTCTGTGTGCTTGTGCAGCATGGGTTTTATGAAGAATCCCCTGGCTTTTTTTCGGATTCTCGAGTCTGTTACCCAGATTACAGGCTACAGATTCATCCTTCTCACAGCGGGTTATGAACCTCTAGAAGCAGCAATTCACACCATTGCTAATAAACCGGCTTCAAAAAGATCTTTACAGGAAGGAGTCTCTATCTTCAACGGCAAGCTTTTCTGCTTCTCTGGGTGAGTACAAAtattcacaatttttttaatctgaaaTATTAAATATCAAATGTAAATATATCTATAGCTCTATAACATACAGATCTCTTTATCTATCTGAGTTAGTCAGGTGCCATACAACTGGCTGTTTAGAAGATGTGCTGCTGCAATTCATCATGGTGGCAGGTGATTTTTTTTCAGCTGGATGGTCTTTATTTATTAACGAACTaggacttatatatatatatatatatagatgaaaaGTGATtttgtcttgtttttttttttaaatgttttcctGTTGGAAAATAGTGGCTCCACAGCTGCAGCATTACATGCTGGAATCCCACAGGTTTGTTTTAGCTCCACAAACTTGTATTATCTTTGGACGTGTTTGTATGTGAGTTGACATGAATTGGTAAAAACTAAGTGTTTGTCTACAAGGACCTGTAGATTTGAAGTTGTATGGTTGATAGATTCTGTGTCGATACATTAGAAGAACAAACCATAGTCCTTTAATCATACCCTGTCCTTTATTTGATAGAGTAGTATTGGTGTTCATTTGAATGAATCTCAAGATTAAATGCCAAAAAGAAGTGAAAACATAATGTTGTCTTTTTTTACAGATTATATGCCCATTTATGATGGATCAGTTCTATTGGGCGGAGAAGATGACTTGGCTTGGGGTTGCTCCACAGCCATTGAAAAGGAACCACTTGCTACCGGAGGAATCAAATGATGAGAGCACCATGGAAGCTGCACAAGTGGTAGCAAAAGCCGTATACGATGCACTGTCTGCAGAAACTAGAGCTAGTGCCATGGAAATCGCTGAATTACTATCTCGTGAGGTAACTGGTTATAACCATTTTTTGTTCTCTCATGCTGATCCATGACCCAGAATCAAAGTATCATGTCTTCTCTTTCGTAGTTTTGAGTAATTTTTTGGCAACTGATAGCTTAAGGGTAATGATTTCAGGATGGAGTCTCAGAAGCTGTGAGAGTGCTTAGGGAAGAGGTGTGTGAAGTTTCAGGCAGCAACCAAACGTAGTCACAGACACCGCCAAGCTTATATCAAAGTGATGGTGATCAATGCGTTATCAACAAGAAGAGCACTCAAAAGGAATCTTATCAAGCTCTATCAACAAGAAGAGCACTCAAAAGGAATCTTATCAAGCTCAACAATCGACTAAGATAAATTCTAACTGTTAGTTTCTGCttagcttagcttcttcagtctAAAACCTCTTCAGATCCCGTGAAAGAACAACAGTGTAAGTTGTGTTGTTCATTTTGAGGCACATTCGAAAAGTTTTGTGGCCAGAGAGAAGTGGAAGGGATCACAAAAGTCTTGCAAGTGCTTTTGGAAGAAaagatcattttatttttagttgtgtTGATACTCTGATTAGATCTCAAAATTGTATTTTACTTTCTCAGTGTTTCTAATAAAATAGCCACATCTTTTATATCCTACTTGTGTTTCACAATAATCCTAAGTTGGTGCGTGTAATAATATGATCCAGAACATAGTATTCTTGAGAAGTTTTCTGAGGAAGTATCAAGAATCCACACTATTGAAAACTG comes from Brassica rapa cultivar Chiifu-401-42 chromosome A02, CAAS_Brap_v3.01, whole genome shotgun sequence and encodes:
- the LOC103854789 gene encoding sterol 3-beta-glucosyltransferase, with the translated sequence MEEPESRREPIALFMAFGTKGDVYPLAAIAAALARDQPNYSVFLISHLAHENLSSHLFKANVSYVPVSSPPAQSSEALGTQEATDSTRKLFLEEKERIKREHRQECCSAFETIFGEGSCMDGDLVVINFFALEGWSLAELYQIRCVVAAPYVVPYSPPSGFERQFRKELPELYKYLKEAPIGKVSWSDVTHWMWPLFTEEWGSWRSEELNLSCYPFADPVTDLPIWHIRPPSPLVLYGFSKEIVECPDYWPLSVRVCGFWFIPNEWQFSCNKCGDNPSAGPLGTDDSHTTCSNHTELYSFVSSLEPALPIFVGLSSIGSMGFMKNPLAFFRILESVTQITGYRFILLTAGYEPLEAAIHTIANKPASKRSLQEGVSIFNGKLFCFSGQVPYNWLFRRCAAAIHHGGSGSTAAALHAGIPQIICPFMMDQFYWAEKMTWLGVAPQPLKRNHLLPEESNDESTMEAAQVVAKAVYDALSAETRASAMEIAELLSREDGVSEAVRVLREEVCEVSGSNQT